The Agrobacterium vitis genome has a segment encoding these proteins:
- a CDS encoding formimidoylglutamate deiminase gives MPTLHAKQALLPDGWAKDVRLTLKGRAISAIERGVEAKPGDERHEIVLPTMANLHSHAFQRGMAGLAELRGPDNDSFWSWRTVMYRFALTMSPEQMQAIAAQLYVEMLEAGFGRVGEFHYLHHDRDGSPFANRAEMAERIVAASSETGIGLTLLPVFYAHSGFGGLAPNEGQRRFINDVDGFAELLEGAKKVASNLPGSVTGIAPHSLRAVTPEELSALQQLSFDGPIHIHVAEQVKEVEDCVAWSGQRPVQWLLDNADLTARWCLIHATHMTDDETMRMAKSGAIAGLCPITEANLGDGTFNAEVFLGQGGRFGIGSDSNILIGIADELRQLEYSQRLAHRARNVMALPGGSTGRYLFDGAVNGGAAALMAESGLAVGKPADVVSLKPHHDLGLSGDQILDSFLFANGAAVDCVWVGGAKQVDAGRHKARERVSLRFAGVMRELMAGF, from the coding sequence ATGCCGACACTCCACGCAAAACAGGCGCTACTGCCGGATGGCTGGGCCAAGGATGTGCGGCTGACGCTGAAAGGCCGTGCCATTTCCGCCATTGAGCGGGGTGTGGAAGCCAAGCCGGGCGACGAGCGGCATGAAATTGTGCTGCCCACCATGGCGAACCTGCACAGCCACGCCTTTCAGCGCGGAATGGCGGGTTTGGCGGAGCTGCGCGGGCCGGACAATGACAGTTTCTGGAGCTGGCGCACGGTGATGTATCGCTTTGCCCTGACCATGAGTCCGGAGCAGATGCAGGCCATTGCCGCCCAGCTTTATGTGGAAATGCTGGAGGCTGGTTTTGGCCGTGTGGGCGAGTTTCACTATCTCCACCATGATCGTGATGGCAGCCCTTTTGCCAACCGCGCCGAAATGGCCGAACGTATCGTCGCCGCGAGCAGCGAGACCGGAATTGGCCTCACGCTCCTGCCCGTGTTTTATGCCCATTCCGGCTTTGGTGGGTTGGCCCCCAATGAGGGCCAGCGACGGTTTATCAATGATGTCGATGGTTTTGCAGAACTGTTGGAGGGGGCGAAAAAGGTAGCCTCGAACCTGCCCGGTAGCGTCACAGGCATTGCGCCTCACAGCCTGCGGGCGGTGACGCCGGAAGAATTATCAGCGCTGCAACAGCTTTCTTTCGATGGACCAATCCATATCCATGTGGCCGAGCAGGTGAAGGAAGTGGAGGATTGCGTGGCGTGGTCTGGTCAGCGTCCGGTGCAATGGCTGCTGGACAATGCCGATCTCACCGCTCGCTGGTGCCTGATCCATGCCACGCATATGACCGACGACGAAACCATGCGGATGGCAAAAAGCGGTGCCATTGCCGGTCTTTGCCCGATCACTGAGGCCAATCTGGGCGATGGCACGTTTAATGCTGAGGTTTTCTTGGGGCAGGGCGGGCGCTTTGGTATCGGCTCTGATTCCAACATTCTGATTGGCATTGCCGATGAGCTGCGCCAGCTGGAATATTCGCAACGTCTGGCCCATCGCGCCCGTAACGTGATGGCTTTGCCCGGCGGATCAACGGGCCGGTATCTGTTTGATGGTGCTGTGAATGGTGGGGCTGCGGCGCTGATGGCGGAGAGCGGCTTGGCGGTGGGCAAGCCTGCCGATGTTGTCAGCCTCAAGCCGCACCATGATCTCGGTTTGAGCGGAGATCAGATTTTGGACAGTTTTCTCTTTGCCAATGGGGCTGCGGTGGATTGTGTTTGGGTGGGTGGGGCCAAGCAGGTGGATGCCGGGCGGCATAAGGCGCGGGAGCGGGTATCATTGCGGTTTGCGGGGGTTATGCGGGAGTTGATGGCTGGGTTTTGA